A segment of the Hallerella succinigenes genome:
TGGATGTTTGCGAGCAGTTCGCTTTCGGAAAGTTCGATATCGTGGTTACGGAAGCCCGCATCGTCCTGATCGAATACGTTTACTTGACCTTTGCGCTTACCCAAGTCACGGCGATAAACGGTATTGTCGTAGCAAGGCTGCCCCGCAAAAACGTTTACGGTATTTTCGACAGCATCGGTCTGGTATTGCTGAATCTTGAACTTGAATTTCATTTGTTTACAGTTTCACTAGAGAAAAGGTGTGTAATAAATGGGAAGGCATGTTACGGGACCATCTTTTTGATAATCCTTCGTATAAAGCAAAATTCTTTCGCCAATCCGCGACGAAAACTTTTCGCAGAACATATCAAGGGATTTATGAGTCTTGTAACCGGACGATTTTACTTCGATAGGAACAATCTTCTTGCCCTTGGTAAGAAGAAAATCAATTTCGTAATTGTGCTTATTTTCCGTAGGGAATGTGTAATAGAAGACTTCGTAGCCCTTCGTTTTCAACATCTGTGCAACAAGGTTTTCATAGACATAGCCCATATTGGACTCTAACTTATCTGAAAGTAGTTTTCTATAAATTTCGTTTTCCGTATATAATTTATCCTTAAAAGCGAGAGTTACAAACAGGCCTGTATCCGCAAGAAACATCTTGTAAACGTTGAAATCAGCGAACATTCCCATGCCTACTTGAGGGTCGTTCGCGTGATGAGCGATTGTCACCGTCTTACTACTTTCTATTTCTGCAATCAGCTCTTTGGTCTTATCTGAACTTTGTCGTTTGATAGTCTTTCCGAACTGATATCTCGATGCGTTGCTATTCAACTGGGCTGGGATTGCCGAAAAAATTTTGGACGCACGGCCAGACGGATCAATACGGAAAAAATCCGATTCATAAATTTCAAGAATTCCACGTTTGACTTCATCCACCGCACTCATGTCATTCGATTGAAGATAAGCTTCTACCGCTTGTGGCATACCCCCAACCAGCATATAGAGTCGGAGGTCTCGCATCCAGCGACGATGCACTGCCTCGCCCATAGGCCGCTTCATCATGAAAGCGTCATGCATCTGTCCAAGAGATACCGTGTTTCCGATAGCCCAGTAGAATTCTTCGAAATCAAGGGGATAAAGCGTTTCGGCATGTTCTTCACTCGGGATTACAATTCCCTTGATGTTTTTCTTCAGCGACAATAGGGAGCCGGTTTCGATATAGTCGTAACGACCATCCTTCACCAAATGCTTTATAGCCTGCCTTGCCAGAGGCTGCATCTGCACTTCATCAAAAATAATGACGGATTCACGCTTGTGCAAAGATACCCCGAAAATGTTCTGCAGACGCAAGAAGAAAAAGTCCAAATCCATCATGTTGCTAAAAAGGTCGTCGATTTCCTTGGATTTTCTTGAAAAATCCACTAGAATGTAGGATTTATACTCCCTTTTCGCGAATTCTTCCACCAGAGTAGATTTGCCAACACGGCGAGCCCCTTTCAATAGCAAGGCCGTTTTTCCGGGACGCTTATTTTTCCACTGGAGCATGGTTGCATACATCTTACGTTTAAAGATCATTTCTAGCCTCTTTTTTGCCTAAAATACACACATTTTACAGAAATCGCAAAATGTTTTAGTTGTAAAACTACATAAATCGCAAAATGTTTAAGCAAGAACCAATCATTTTCGCAAAATGTTCAGCTAGATAACCTTGCGTTTGGTGGTAGGGCTGTAGTGGACAAAGAGTTGTTCGAAGTTGTCGAGAACCTTGTCGCTTTCGAGACCGAGATTACGCATATAGAAATAGTAAGGTTTTTCGCTATCGGGAACGTCAATGACCGCTTTGATGAGTTTTTCGGTGATTCCTTCGTCAAAACAGGCAACAAGGTAATTGCCGTTCACGAAATAGACCGTCTTGCCCTCGATGGTGCGTTCTTCAATCTTGCTGGAGAGCGGCAGGTTGCATTCGGGCATTACCTGGAAAAGTAAGTCGAGCGGAGTGCGGTCTTCCTTGACGTTGTTTACGTCAAAAATGTCTGCGGAATCTGTTTCTGCAGGGCTGTAATATACGTCCTTCATGTTGCTATCGGCAAGTTTTAACACACGGAAACCGATGTCGAGGTCCTTCGCCTTTTCGCCAAATTCTTCCTTGATTTTATTACCTGCACGGCGGATGCGTTCCTTGCCAATTTCACAGATGTTCTTGTAGCCGGCCTTATAGGCCTCGGAATCTTCCGCAGTCGCTTCGGGGAGCTGAACGCAGATAAATTTGCGTTTGCCACCATCTTCGGCATTGAGTTGCATTACAGCGTGGGCGGTTGTAGCAGAGCCGGAGAAGAAGTCGAGAATAATTGAATTGTTCACTTTTTTTACACTTTCGCCTTCTTCATCTTGATAAAAAGTGGTAACCATTTTCATCAAAAAAATCAACAATTCAACAGACTTTGGGTAATCAAATCCTTTTATTTCTAAATCTCTTATATTTTTATTTCCGTTTGTAGTATAAATATCCGTGATGATATCTTTAACAGCTGTATAATCAAAATCACGTCTTTTAGAATAAATTTTAAACGAATTATCTTTTTTTATAAATTCCAAATCATTTGACTCTCGAAGTATTTTTTCTTTACTCCAACGATAAGCGTGATATTTATGAACGCCATCATTACATGGATGAGGTGGAATTTTAACATATCCGCTGTGTATATGAGTTTCAGAAACAGCTTCTATTTTTATATCTCCATCCGTTTCTCTATAATAAATATCAAATACAAGTGTTGGACGAGTTTCTTCATTAAATTTAGAATTTCCATTATACAATTCATGTGTTATTATATAGGCTCCCTTTGCATCGGTTTTTATATCCGCATTAATCCCATTATAAGAAGATGGCATTATTTGTTGCAACCAATTAGCACTTAAATTATAAACAGTCTGTTTCGTATTATTTTTTGAGTAAAGCAAAATATATTCATGTGTACCAGCAGCACCAACTCCCGAGATTTGACGTCCTTCTGGTTTATTCAGCCAAACAAAATTATTTAGAAAATTCTGTTCCCCAAATATTTCATCACATATTTTCTTCAAATTTTCCTGTTCATTATCATCAATGGAAATAAATATCACCCCGTCATCACTCAGCAAATTCCTTGCAATCTTCAGACGCGGATACATCATGTTCAGCCAGTCGGTATGGAAACGGCCATTGCTTTCGGTATTTTTCTCGAAGTTCTGCAAAAGCATGTTTCCGTCTTCGTCATACATTCCGCTCTTGGACTGAAATGATTCCGTATCTTCCTTGAAGTCATCATTATACACGAAGTCGTTGCCCGTATTGTAAGGCGGGTCAATGTAAATCATCTTGACCTTGCCCAAATAATTTTCCTGGAGCAGCTTGAGAACTTCAAGGTTGTCGCCTTCGATGTAAAGGTTTTCCGTGTTGTCGAAATCTACAGATTCCGCTTTGCAGGGGCGCAGCGTCATGTTGGTGGGGGCATTCGCATTGTGGATAGCCTCGCGCTTGCCGGGCCAAGTAAACTGGTAGCGTTCTTCACCTTCGCCAATGGTGGCATGGCTCAGGTTTTCCTGCAATTTTT
Coding sequences within it:
- a CDS encoding ATP-binding protein, which encodes MIFKRKMYATMLQWKNKRPGKTALLLKGARRVGKSTLVEEFAKREYKSYILVDFSRKSKEIDDLFSNMMDLDFFFLRLQNIFGVSLHKRESVIIFDEVQMQPLARQAIKHLVKDGRYDYIETGSLLSLKKNIKGIVIPSEEHAETLYPLDFEEFYWAIGNTVSLGQMHDAFMMKRPMGEAVHRRWMRDLRLYMLVGGMPQAVEAYLQSNDMSAVDEVKRGILEIYESDFFRIDPSGRASKIFSAIPAQLNSNASRYQFGKTIKRQSSDKTKELIAEIESSKTVTIAHHANDPQVGMGMFADFNVYKMFLADTGLFVTLAFKDKLYTENEIYRKLLSDKLESNMGYVYENLVAQMLKTKGYEVFYYTFPTENKHNYEIDFLLTKGKKIVPIEVKSSGYKTHKSLDMFCEKFSSRIGERILLYTKDYQKDGPVTCLPIYYTPFL
- a CDS encoding site-specific DNA-methyltransferase, which gives rise to MEKATMHSLDMVNENIKKIGCLFPECITETVDENGNVKAAIDFEKLQENLSHATIGEGEERYQFTWPGKREAIHNANAPTNMTLRPCKAESVDFDNTENLYIEGDNLEVLKLLQENYLGKVKMIYIDPPYNTGNDFVYNDDFKEDTESFQSKSGMYDEDGNMLLQNFEKNTESNGRFHTDWLNMMYPRLKIARNLLSDDGVIFISIDDNEQENLKKICDEIFGEQNFLNNFVWLNKPEGRQISGVGAAGTHEYILLYSKNNTKQTVYNLSANWLQQIMPSSYNGINADIKTDAKGAYIITHELYNGNSKFNEETRPTLVFDIYYRETDGDIKIEAVSETHIHSGYVKIPPHPCNDGVHKYHAYRWSKEKILRESNDLEFIKKDNSFKIYSKRRDFDYTAVKDIITDIYTTNGNKNIRDLEIKGFDYPKSVELLIFLMKMVTTFYQDEEGESVKKVNNSIILDFFSGSATTAHAVMQLNAEDGGKRKFICVQLPEATAEDSEAYKAGYKNICEIGKERIRRAGNKIKEEFGEKAKDLDIGFRVLKLADSNMKDVYYSPAETDSADIFDVNNVKEDRTPLDLLFQVMPECNLPLSSKIEERTIEGKTVYFVNGNYLVACFDEGITEKLIKAVIDVPDSEKPYYFYMRNLGLESDKVLDNFEQLFVHYSPTTKRKVI